A stretch of Cucumis sativus cultivar 9930 chromosome 2, Cucumber_9930_V3, whole genome shotgun sequence DNA encodes these proteins:
- the LOC101209930 gene encoding ATP-dependent DNA helicase Q-like 3: MKKSSLPLLSNNRPEKHKYSKESLTKLLRWHFGHSEFRGKQLETIEAVLSGKDCFCLMPTGGGKSVCYQIPALASNGMVLVVCPLIALMENQVMALKEKGISAEYLSSTQSTQAKNKIHEDLNSSKPTLRLLYVTPELIATSGFMAKLMKIYSRGLLNLIAIDEAHCISTWGHDFRPSYRKLSSLRSQLPNIPILALTATAVPKVQKDVIISLGLENPLVLKSSFNRPNIYYEVRYKDLLDDPLADLCNQLKSSGDVCAIIYCLERAMCDQLSVYLAKYGISCAAYHAGLKNELRKSVLEDWISSRIQVVVATVAFGMGIDRKDVRVVCHFNIPKSMEAFYQESGRAGRDQLPSKSLLYYGIEDRRRMEFILRNRSSADKKILPSSSSQEKQPEKSLTDFTQMVEYCEGSRCRRKQILESFGEQVPASICSRSCDACKHPNIIAAYLEELTTSAVRRNNSSSRIFVSRSNTDDEDEFSEFWNLKDEASESGEDISNSDDDTEVVKSLTGMKSLKKSGLNEKMALLERAEANYYQNKISVKQNDKHDKNSVSTSLRKASRERLENSLEQAQQRLGSTKIEVERYACFLEHECYEKYGRTGKSFYYSQVASTVRWLWTASSTELTNRLSIADNPSSEKNRELPALPSPSPVLDLAKLAMKNEEFCSSNLVLETSATNVAERKASPAVSLPSIPSFSEFVNGIKEEANQSNKSHGHSLDRDEKDPVKKARLG; encoded by the exons ATGAAGAAGTCATCACTTCCATTGCTGAGTAATAACCGTCCAGAAAAGCACAAATATAGCAAGGAATCCTTGACGAAGCTCTTAAGGTGGCATTTTGGACATTCCGAGTTTAGGGGAAAGCAACTGGAAACCATTGAAGCTGTTTTATCAG GAAAAGATTGTTTCTGTCTCATGCCCACTGGGGGAGGGAAGTCAGTGTGTTACCAGATTCCTGCTCTAGCTTCAAATGGAATGGTGCTTGTTGTTTGTCCTTTAATAG CATTGATG GAAAACCAAGTGATGGCCTTGAAGGAAAAGGGAATTTCTGCTGAATATTTATCCTCGACTCAGTCAACACAGGCCAAAAATAAA ATTCACGAAGATCTCAATTCTAGTAAACCTACTTTAAGGCTTCTCTATGTTACGCCTGAATTAATTGCAACATCAGGATTCATGgcaaaattgatgaaaatttattcTAGAGGATTACTAAATCTGATTGCTATAGACGAG GCTCATTGTATTTCAACATGGGGCCATGACTTCAG GCCTAGCTACCGCAAGCTTTCCTCTTTGAGGAGTCAACTTCCTAATATTCCTATACTGGCTTTGACGGCTACTGCTGTTCCTAA AGTGCAGAAAGATGTGATAATATCCTTGGGCTTGGAAAACCCTCTAGTTCTTAAGTCTTCATTTAATCGTCCTAACATATATTATGAAG TTCGATACAAAGATCTTTTGGATGATCCACTTGCCGATTTGTGTAATCAACTGAAATCTAGTGGAGATGTTTGTGCAATCATCTATTGCCTAGAGCGTGCAATGTGCGATCAATTGTCAGTTTATCTAGCAAAATATGGCATTTCATGCGCTG CTTATCATGCGGGTTTGAAGAATGAGTTGAGGAAGTCTGTTTTAGAGGATTGGATAAGCTCTAGGATACAAGTTGTTGTGGCCACAGTAGCTTTTGG GATG GGTATAGATAGGAAAGATGTCAGGGTTGTTTGCCATTTCAATATTCCAAAGTCAATGGAAGCTTTTTATCAAGAGTCAGGTAGAGCTGGCCGTGATCAATTACCCTCTAAAAGTTTGTTATACTATGGAATTGAAGACCGCAGAAGAATG GAATTTATTCTAAGAAATAGGTCCAGTGCTGATAAGAAGATCCTACCATCCTCAAGCTCCCAAGAAAAGCAACCGGAGAAGTCCTTAACCGACTTTACTCAG ATGGTTGAGTATTGTGAGGGCTCCAGATGTCGCAGGAAGCAAATTCTTGAGAGCTTTGGGGAACAG GTTCCTGCATCCATATGTAGTAGATCATGTGATGCCTGCAAACACCCAAATATCATTGCTGCCTATTTGGAGGAGCTTACTACTTCTGCTGTTAGGCGAAATAATTCATCTTCCAGAATTTTTGTTAGCAG ATCGAATACAGACGATGAAGATGAGTTTTCTGAATTTTGGAATCTCAAGGATGAAGCAAGTGAATCTGGAGAAGATATATCAAATTCTGATG ATGATACTGAGGTTGTCAAAAGCCTAACTGGGATGAAGTCTCTAAAGAAATCAGGACTAAATGAAAAGATGGCACTTCTAGAGCGTGCAGAAGCAAACTATTACCAGAACAAGATTTCAGTTAAACAG AATGATAAACATGACAAGAATAGTGTATCTACATCACTTAGGAAAGCTAGCAGGGAGAGATTAGAGAATTCTCTAGAGCAGGCTCAGCAACGGCTTGGGAGCACCAA GATTGAAGTGGAAAGATATGCTTGTTTTCTTGAGCATGAGTGCTACGAGAAGTATGGAAGAACAGGGAAATCATTCTATTATTCACAAGTTGCTAGTACAGTGCGGTGGCTGTGGACAGCAAGTTCTACAGAGTTGACCAATCGGCTTAGCATCGCTGATAACCCTTCTTCAGAGAAGAATAGAGAACTTCCTGCATTGCCATCTCCATCCCCAGTGTTGGATCTCGCGAAGTTagcaatgaaaaatgaagaattttgtAGCAGCAACCTAGTTTTGGAAACTTCAGCGACTAATGTGGCAGAGCGAAAGGCTTCCCCTGCAGTTTCTTTGCCTTCAATTCCTTCCTTCTCAGAATTTGTTAATGGTATAAAGGAAGAGGCgaatcaatcaaataaatcaCATGGGCACTCGCTCGACAGAGATGAAAAGGATCCAGTGAAGAAGGCAAGGTTGGGGTAG
- the LOC101215445 gene encoding protein STRICTOSIDINE SYNTHASE-LIKE 4, with protein sequence MALKLRRQWVVGWLGSLVVAVWMQIMLFCPISTDFDSVIELPFSSLTPLNKELQKLSKLGEGLVKDAEDVCVDESAGIVYVGSRTGWIHRLHPNGSWENWKNAHSQTLLGFAPSPSNHQWGILVCDTQKGILKVNEDGCSVLLSSHVNQTRMISFPDDVVEAADGNIYLSDASSKFGLHNWYLDFLEAKPHGRLLKYDPSSHQISTLLDNLHFANGVALSADQNYVVVCESFKYRCIKYWVEGQKQGETEILIDHLPGAPDNINLAPDGSFWIALLHPIRDGWEFVARSKMARHILATFPNLCDLLVNGVRRRATVIKVGEDGRILRKLDDPTGKVISFLTSAVEFQDHLYLGSLNANFLGKLSLTDT encoded by the exons ATGGCATTGAAGTTGCGGCGGCAATGGGTGGTAGGGTGGTTGGGAAGCTTGGTGGTAGCTGTGTGGATgcaaataatgttattttgtcCCATATCTACAGATTTCGACTCAGTTATTGAATTGCCTTTTTCCTCCTTAACACCCTTGAACAAGGAGTTGCAGAAATTAAGTAAATTGGGAGAGGGTCTTGTGAAGGATGCAGAAGATGTTTGTGTGGATGAATCAGCAGGTATTGTGTATGTGGGTTCCAGGACTGGGTGGATACACAGATTACATCCCAACGGATCTTGGGAGAATTGGAAGAACGCCCACTCCCAAACTCTCCTTGGGTTTGCTCCTTCCCCATCCAACCACCAATGGGGAATCCTCGTTTGTGATACTCAAAAG GGCATCCTTAAAGTGAATGAAGATGGATGTTCTgtccttctttcttctcacgTGAACCAAACCAGGATGATAAG TTTTCCAGACGATGTGGTGGAGGCAGCGGATGGCAACATTTACTTGAGCGATGCAAGCTCTAAATTTGGACTTCATAATTGGTATTTGGACTTTCTGGAAGCTAAGCCTCACGGCCGCCTCCTTAAGTACGATCCTTCCTCACACCAAATATCAACCCTTCTCGACAATCTCCATTTCGCTAATGGCGTTGCTCTCTCTGCAGACCAGAATTATGTGGTCGTCTGTGAATCTTTCAA ATATAGATGTATCAAGTATTGGGTGGAGGGACAGAAACAAGGGGAAACCGAAATATTGATAGACCATCTTCCGGGAGCTCCTGACAACATAAACCTAGCTCCAGACGGCTCCTTTTGGATAGCTCTACTCCACCCGATTCGTGATGGGTGGGAGTTCGTTGCGAGGTCTAAGATGGCGAGGCACATTCTGGCCACTTTTCCCAATTTGTGTGACCTGCTTGTAAATGGCGTACGACGGAGAGCAACGGTGATTAAAGTGGGAGAGGATGGGAGGATACTTAGGAAACTGGACGATCCTACTGGCAAGGTTATCTCCTTCCTCACAAGCGCTGTGGAGTTCCAGGATCATCTTTACTTGGGAAGTCTCAACGCAAACTTCCTCGGCAAACTGTCTTTAACGGACACCTGA